A single region of the Lineus longissimus chromosome 14, tnLinLong1.2, whole genome shotgun sequence genome encodes:
- the LOC135499129 gene encoding uncharacterized protein LOC135499129 isoform X1: MKKRQVTGNVPFSDDGENGGDENANGLNDTEEKIIGLLSVDLVCGLEGGVDTAGKNATTENTGKIRKGAVVSTSSPNKSHCAASAYTQAWISKFASHGAPTGSSTLTKEAITVQTRKLCLQSSTERRSPEKCPSQESSKLRHLRSDYEKLEDKCEWLKDELVKTDRRYKY, encoded by the exons CGAGAATGGTGGTGATGAGAATGCTAATGGTTTAAACGATACAGAAGAAAAAATCATTGGCTTGCTGAGTGTAGATCTTGTGTGTGGCCTTGAAGGTGGGGTAGATACTGCGGGTAAAAATGCTACTACCGAAAACACAGGGAAAATACGTAAA GGAGCTGTagtgtcaacaagttcaccaaATAAGAGTCATTGTGCTGCTAGCGCATATACACAAGCATGGATATCAAAATTTgcc TCACACGGTGCGCCTACTGGTAGTTCAACTCTTACAAAAGAAGCCATAACTGTTCAAACAAGGAAGTTATGTCTGCAAAGTTCCACAGAGAGAAGGTCACCAGAAAAATGTCCGTCACAAGAA AGTTCCAAATTAAGACATCTGAGAAGTGACTACGAAAAGCTTGAAGACAAGTGTGAATGGCTAAAAGATGAACTTGTGAAGACAGACAGGCGCTATAAATACTGA
- the LOC135499012 gene encoding uncharacterized protein LOC135499012 isoform X2: protein MDDEDTLSIDEEESLPLTNTSEVQPSGSATAMLNYLAGGGLGVAPVLPLPMPRPAVFSKKSSIRDNKGSAFKKSVNPRVSREEELGVRMKNTKSRVGMRKKKSAKLDADEQLSEDVAKLAASNQGIVEKIYKHRKNKGVLEYRVKWVGYDGPQDDAWEPLRHITSEHSQAMLRDYRTSSSAK from the exons ATGGATGATGAAGACACCCTCAGCATAGATGAAGAAGAATCTCTACCATTGACAAACACCAGTGAAGTTCAACCCAGTGGCAGTGCTACAG CCATGCTCAATTACCTTGCGGGAGGTGGGCTTGGAGTTGCTCCAGTTTTACCCTTGCCTATGCCACGACCAgcagtattttcaaagaaatcttCCATTCGA GATAACAAGGGCAGTGCGTTCAAGAAGTCGGTGAACCCAA GAGTCAGCAGGGAGGAGGAATTGGGAGTTCGGATGAAGAACACAAAATCCAGGGTTGGCATGAGAAAGAAGAAGTCAGCGAAACTG GATGCAGACGAGCAATTAAGCGAAGATGTAGCCAAACTTGCAGCTTCGAACCAAG GTATAGTCGAGAAGATCTACAAGCACCGAAAAAATAAGGGTGTTCTCGAATATCGAGTGAAGTGGGTTGGCTATGACGGTCCACAAGATGATGCATGGGAACCACTCCGCCACATCACGAGTGAACACTCACAAGCCATGCTGAGAGATTATCGGACTTCTTCAAGTGCCAAATAA
- the LOC135499012 gene encoding uncharacterized protein LOC135499012 isoform X1: MSCRCRWSFVMTSSMPQVPVMDDEDTLSIDEEESLPLTNTSEVQPSGSATAMLNYLAGGGLGVAPVLPLPMPRPAVFSKKSSIRDNKGSAFKKSVNPRVSREEELGVRMKNTKSRVGMRKKKSAKLDADEQLSEDVAKLAASNQGIVEKIYKHRKNKGVLEYRVKWVGYDGPQDDAWEPLRHITSEHSQAMLRDYRTSSSAK, translated from the exons ATGAGCTGTCGTTGTCGTTGGTCTTTCGTTATGACCTCTAG TATGCCACAGGTACCGGTGATGGATGATGAAGACACCCTCAGCATAGATGAAGAAGAATCTCTACCATTGACAAACACCAGTGAAGTTCAACCCAGTGGCAGTGCTACAG CCATGCTCAATTACCTTGCGGGAGGTGGGCTTGGAGTTGCTCCAGTTTTACCCTTGCCTATGCCACGACCAgcagtattttcaaagaaatcttCCATTCGA GATAACAAGGGCAGTGCGTTCAAGAAGTCGGTGAACCCAA GAGTCAGCAGGGAGGAGGAATTGGGAGTTCGGATGAAGAACACAAAATCCAGGGTTGGCATGAGAAAGAAGAAGTCAGCGAAACTG GATGCAGACGAGCAATTAAGCGAAGATGTAGCCAAACTTGCAGCTTCGAACCAAG GTATAGTCGAGAAGATCTACAAGCACCGAAAAAATAAGGGTGTTCTCGAATATCGAGTGAAGTGGGTTGGCTATGACGGTCCACAAGATGATGCATGGGAACCACTCCGCCACATCACGAGTGAACACTCACAAGCCATGCTGAGAGATTATCGGACTTCTTCAAGTGCCAAATAA